From Rhizobium sp. Pop5:
ACCATTACTTTCGAAAATCTGCATTGCTGCCTCCCTCTCGCGGGAAGACTAGCGGCGTTTCGCAACTTTAAGAAGACCTTTATTTTTGTTGAGATCACATTTTAGGGTTTCCCCGAGCCATGCCCAAGGCTATCGTTTCTATTTGCATCAGCCGCTTCTGGAAGTCACTTGCCACTGAGAGGCGAGCATTCGCCTTGAAAGGAATCGAACTCTCCGCCCAGCTTGCTTAGCAAGCAAATACCTTAAAACACGTATCTGCCCACGTTCTCGTCGCCTTGGGCAACTCAGTCGGCAGCGGCCGGAGCGAATGGGACGACTGGCCGTTGCCTGGCGATGTTCCACGCAGCGCCGCCGCGGGCGCACCGGAGTCGAGCGTAACGAAGGGCATGATCCGGGCGCCTCAAAAAGGCGGCTCCGCGTCACCGTGTCCAATGGGACACGCAGGACCTCTCGTGCCAGGACACAGCTATCTCCCCGTCAGAGGCCTCATGAGGTATACCGTGAGAGCCAGAAATGGGATCGGAAGGGAACATTCCAATGTCCCTTGGCCAACCGCGCCAATTCCATTGAAGGCCGTTAGTCAGTTCTTGACCTGAAGCATCTCAGGGCATCGCACGCTGTGGGGGCCGCGGCTGAAAACGTGTCCGCACCTGATCGTAAAGGCGAAGCTCGCCCGGCATCTCGAGTGAAACAGCCAGGCCGAACGGAACCACCTCATCGACGGGAGCGGCAGGATCAGGATCGCGCTGGACTTTCAGCGTGATCGTCATGCCTTCGGTGACGACCGCGGCGCGGTCACCGCTCCATTGGCGTGTAAATACTGTCCCACGATTGGTCTGGTTCAAGTCGGGTTGGCCACCGTGACCTGCCACCGCTAGTCTGTCGAGTTCGTCGGGCTCCAGTATCTTCATCCTGACGGATCGATAGGACTTTCGCCCCGGCAGCACGGGTGTGAACCACGCGAGAGTAGCGGAAATGGAATGAGGGCGAGCCTGAGCACCCATGGCAACGGGGATTGGAACAACCACATCGACAACTCGCTCACGACCGAGGTCGCCAACGCACCAGAATGTAGCCCGATCTGCCGCACAGGCTACGGCATCATCAGCGTCGTATACGCCATAGCCAAAGAACCTGCGGATATTGTCTTTTTGGCGCGGTGCCTGACCCTTTCCGAACGGGCCAAGCAAGCGTTTCACGAGAGCGGCGGCCTCCTGAGGCCAGCGTGCCGGATGAACCAGAAGAGCTTTTAACAGGACAGCGCGATGTGTTCCGGAAAGCTGCAAGAACTCTTGGCCATAGGCCGCTTCCAGTGCGTCATGGATGCGATGTGCCGTTCGCGATGCGAGCGCTGTTGCCGCGCTCGTCCCATTCGTGAATGCCTCGGCGCCTTCGATGCCCGGCCGCGGGGGTGCTGCGACCTTCAGGCCAGCCCCACGCGCTGCTCCAGCAGGGCTGACGATGACGCTACTACCGCTGCCAATGACGCGAAGATGTTCGCGCGCTGCTGGCATTAGAATGTCAGGTTTGACTGAGTTAACAAAACCCGGACCAAGCGCGCTGGAAGGGTTTGCCGTATCGAGGTCCGTGAACGGATTGACGTTGACCCGGGCGGACGCCCGGTCAGCTTGCGAAACCCAGTCGAGATTGCGCCCGCCGATCGTCAAGCCATTAACGGTTTCGGATGGAGAGAGAAGTCGTCTGTCTGCTACGACGGCCGCAATGGCATTGATGATACCTTCGGCACGCGCGCCGGGCGTCGCATCCTCGAAGGCTATGCGGGTATTGAAAGCAGAGACGGGAAAGCTACCCGTCACGTTCCCGGCGCTCACCAGAAACAAAAGCCCGAACCGATAGGCAAGGCGGTCAAGCAGCCGCGCCCATGGCGATAGCTGACCATGGAAAGGCCGTCTCAGGTTCCCCAACGAAATGTTGACGATGATAACCCAGGGAGCCGACGGCTGCTCCCCTCCGCGCATTTGCAAGACCGCCTGGTAGATGAGATCGACGATCAGTCGGTCTGGGGGAAACCGATCATTGTTCCCCATCACGGGAATGCAGTGGATCTGGCGTGGAAGCGGCGGCTCGGGCCGGTTGCGGTCGCCGTGAACGATGAGCGATGCCATGGCGGATCCATGGACACGCTGAGCGACAAGCGCATCGGGCTCGAGCCCGAAATGGTCTTCGACATTGAGGTGCCGTCGGAGCAGCGGATGGCCTGCGACAGGAACACCGTCCAGCAAGGCAAGGATCGATGCTGTGCTAACAGGCGGTTCTGCCGCCGGCGCCGAAGGCTCAACACTGTCATTGGCCTCGATGCCGGTGACAACGCTCTGGGGCCGGATGTGCATGATTGGCTCGACGCCGGCCAAGCTTTCAGGCGCACGGTCAATCACCATCCGGATCGAGGCGACAGGGATTTGCGCCAGGATGGCATGGTAGGCGATGTCGTCGATACGCGCGCGGTGTATGAGGCTTCCGCCTGCCTGGGCGATCGCATGGATGACTGCGGTTTCGGCGGCAGCGCCGACGCCCGCTGCGGCTCGATAGATCAGTTCCAACTCCAGGGGAACAAGTTCATCGTCTGTGCGACCTTCAATCTCCTCTTGAAGAATTTCGGCGTCGAGCGGCTGCACGCGATCCGCAGGACCCCAGACCCGCAGGTCACGGAGGCAGGCGAAGACATCACGCCATGGCGCATAGCCATCAGGAAGAGCCCCCGTGGAGAGCCAAGTCTGCCAAAGCGATAGGATTTGTCGAAGCGCAACGAGGTCTGGCACCAGCAGGTAAGCGAAGGGTGCCTTGTCCTCGTCGCTTGGAAGCTCCTCCTCTTCGATCAATTCGAGACCGGGAACGCGATTGACGGCGCGCGCGAAATTGGCGACGTCACCTTTCACTTCAAAAACGAGAAGCCGTTCGGGAGCGAGTGAAGTTGGATCGGCGCGCAAGGAGAGACCCGTCGGGTCGCGCTGCAGCACCTGCGCCAGCCGAGTAAATTTTGGATTGAATTCCTGATCCTGCCTTTGCCGAGGAAATGGCTCAGGTCTTTGGATGTTTGCTTGTCGGCCTGGTTGTCTTTGAACGGGAGCGCTCGGGCGCAGCCGCAACATCGGTTTGGTCGGATCGCTCGCCATTCAGAATTTCCGGTCCCACGCGTGTGGCCCAGAGGTCTAGTTCTGAACGCAAAGCGTCATCGACGGAAAGCTCCCCCAAGCCGAGTATCTGCCTTCTTCGCACGTTCTGGCAGAAATCCAAAGCCTCGGCGAAGCTGACTGGGCCTAGTTTTCCACTGATTGTCTTCGATGTTGCTTTGGGGAGGTCTGGCCATTGCGAGATTATATTGTCGAGAAAGCCCTCTATGCGCTGGCGGTCCGGCGCCGGAAGACTCAGGCGCATTTGGAACCGGCGCCATACGGCGCGGTCGAGCAACTCAGCGTGATTCGTCGCAGCGATGACGACAACATAGCTCGGCAGTTGGTCGAGCTGCATGAGAAGGAAGGAAACGACGCGCTTGATTTCGCCAGTCTCGTGCGTATCGCCACGTTCCTTGCCGATCGAATCGAACTCATCGAAGAAGAGGACGCTCGGACGTGTGCGGACATAATCGAACAGCTTGCGAAGGCGAGCGTTCGTTTCACCCAGGTAGCTTCCGATCAGCGCGTCGTATCTCACCACAAAAAACGGAAGTCCCAAGCCTTCTGCAATGGCCTCGGCGAAAGACGTCTTACCATTGCCAGGCGGTCCGGACAGCAGGACGCGGTGACGCGGCTCGTAGCCATGCGCACGCAATACGTCGGCGCGCGTGTGCTCTTCGATCAACTGTTGTCCTCCCTGGGCGACCGGGAAAGGTAGCATCAACTGACTGAGTGTCGTGCGAGGCTCCAGTTCGAGTATCGTATCTTTACCAGATCCGGCTTGCGACGAATTTGAGGTAAGCGCAGGAGGCGTCACATTGACTGCCGCGAGCGCTCGCTCTAACCGATCGGCGACGCTGTGATGGTTTTTCGCACGCTCGTCTGCGACTAAGGCCTCCGTTGTCGACTTCAACGTCGCCCGGTCCCCGGCAGCGCCGGCCCTTACGAGGGAGATGAGAAGATCGCTACGGGCCATGATCTCGCTTGACTCTGCGTTTCCGGTTTGTTCGCCTCTGCGAATCTTACCGCAAATAGTTTACAAAGTCTGCTTGCGCCAGACCTGTGGTGGAATTACGGGCCAGTTATACATAAATTCGCGAGAGTCGACGGAATCAGACTGCTGATTGCTGCTGAGAAATGACGCTGGATGCACCCACGATGGCATCGCAATGTGTCAGCCCAGGGCAACTTCCTAGGCTGCGATCAAATCACAGCCCACGCCCGAAACCTCCCCCTCCCGGTCATCTCCCTCGAGCCCGGCTCCTCAACGATCCGGAGCGCCGCGCGCGGCGTCACCTCGAGCGCCTCGGCGACCATGCCGGCCGAGACCAGCGGCCGGGACATCACAAGTTCCACCAGACCCGGCAGATGCGAGGACGATCGCCGACCGACCAGGCGCCGCTCCATCATAGTTCGCGCCAGCGCCAGCCGGTCGTGCTCCTTGAGGCCGAGCGGCGGCCGCGATGATGCCGTTGACGACCGCCAGCGGCCTTGTATCGCGCGCGCGATGGCGGCGACGCTCAACGGCGATGGTTTGAGGCCGAGATTGACGGCGTCGAAATGCGCGCCTGTCGTGACACCCGCTTGCCGCAGCGTTTCAGCCGCCAGCAGCCGGCCGAGCCAGGCGCGTGCTGCAGCACCTGCAGATCGTTCCAGGCGTCGGGGGCGATGATCGCCTACAACACCGGTCGCAGACCGTCGGTTTCCGTAAGGACGGCGCGCCACTCGGCGAGGCGTCCATCCCCGTCCCAATCGAGATCGTAGACCAGCGATTCCTTGTCCCACCCGCCGTTTCGGCCGGGCGCCTTGGCTTCGGCGATCGCCGCCGCCGACCGAACCAGCAACGCGTCGATTCGGCGAGGTTCGCGGCGAAGGCATCGTCGGCCTGGAGCATGGCCGCCTCCCCCTCCCCCGCCCCGGCGGTTGCCGCGGGCGCCGGCTGCCTGACGCTTGCGCCTTCGTCGCTGGCGGCATCCGCCGCGTCTTCGCTCTCCTGCCCGCGCAGGCTGCGCAGACCGTCGGTGCTGAGCGCCCAGCCAGGCGGTTGCGCGGCGATGCGCCGACGGGTTCTCAGGACGTCGCGGGCGATGGTCGGTTCGTGGGTTGGCGCACGGACGTCGACGGGCGTCATGCAGCACCATGTCCTGGAGGTGCACCAGCTTACTGCCGATCCACAGCGAGGCGCAGGCATCGGCGAAATGCGATCGTTCGATCCAGCCCACGCCGAGCGTCAAGTGGGCGATGTGCTCGTGGAGCCGCGACAAAACGGATGTCGCGTTCGAAATCGGCCGCAGAAACGCAGAAGGCTCGTTATGGGTGATTTACACAAATCATAACCCATTGAATTTATGGTAAACAGTCGATTAACTAGAAGTTAGTTCAGATATTGCTTCCGCCACCCACAACGATACGAGCCGCGGCCACTCACTTCCGATAAGTACTGCTTATCGGAGGTGATATGTACAGATGGCTTGTACGCTGACGCTCAGGGTGCTATTTTTGCCTCAAATAGCGGAGCGCCCGATGCCCCAGACCAGCTACAAGATCAGCGAGGCCCGCAAAAACTTCGCCGAGGTGCTCGAACGCGCCAACCAGGGCGAGGAGATTGTCATCATGCGCGGCAATGAAGTTTATGCCCGCATCGGCCCGGCCGACGGCGGCAAGCGGCCGTTCGGGCTGCTGCGCCAGCGCGGCCTGCCGGACGATCTGTTCGACGATGTCAATACCGAACAGGCGGCGATCGATGCCGGCGACTTCAACGACGACGTCGGCGTCTGGCAGGGCAAGCCGGCCGATCACGAGTTCAAGGCATGAAGGTGCTGCTCGACAGCCACGCCGTCTACTGGTGGACGATCGGCAGCGACCGGCTATCCGACAAGGCCCGGGCGCTGATCGAAGACAAGACCAACAACGTCCTGGTCAGCGCGGTCTCCTTCTACGAGCTCGACAACAAGATGCGGCTGAAGAAGCTCGACCTGAAGCCGCAGGAACTGCGCGCCGCGGTCACCGCCAGCGGTTTGCAGACGCTCGCCATAAGCGATCTGCATGCCGAGCTAGCAGCGAGCTTTGATTGGGATCACCGCAATCCCTGGGATCGCATCCTCGCCGCCCAGACGCGGCTGGAGCACTGCGCTTTCGTCTCGACCGATGTGGTTTTCGATGCGATTTTACATGAGCGGGTTTGGTGAGTGCAATGGCGATGAAGAAGACAACCATACCAAAGGCTTAATGACCGTGTCTCGATTGAGATCCACCAAGCAGCTTGATCCGTCGGAGCCATGGCCAGCTGTTCCGCTGCAAATCTAAGGCTATCACTTAGCTTTCGATCTTTTTGCCAGACGACAACATAGTGATATACTGCCGCTGGATGGAACGGTCGGAACTCGATGCCGAAAATGGCATATCCAAACCCGTCGGAAAATCCCCCTCCCTCCTCTCCCTCTGCCACTTGCTCGCCACGAAAGATCCGGGGAGACGCCAAACGCCAGAGCACCTTTGAAGGCCGCAAGTTCTTCAAGTTGAGTTATTGGCGAGACCTGCGTCTGGCGCGGCCGAAGCATTCGCAAGTTTCGGTACAATCGGTCTGATGTGATCGAAAACGTTGCGCCAGTTCTGACTTCCGGCGTGTCTTAGGCGAACGCCGTGGCAACAAGATCGTTAACGCGTCGACGCCGCGGAGGCTCTCATCGAATAACGAGATATTGATAGACGGTATTGGTTACAGAACCCCCTGCCCGCCCTATTTGCCTGGGAACAGCACTGGTATCGCCGATGTCCGGCAGCGCTAGGGAGGGTGAGATGTTTCAAGTCCGCAAATTATCGACAGCCGCGGCTGCCGTCATCATGCTGGCCGTGTCGGTATCGTCCTGCACGACGAGTTCGAGCGACTCGATGCAAACGGGCTCGATCGGATATAGCAGCGTCGACTATGGGCTCAGACCTGCCTGCCGAGACGGATTCGGCAACGATCGTCCTTGCAGCTATTAGGGAAATCGCCGCTCGGAAGAGCTCCGGAGGCATCAAATTGGAAAAGCCGTCAGAACCGACGCCGCGATCCGGAGCCATCCGGATTGATGCGAGGCTCGGCTAAAAAACGTCTGCCAAGCCCGGATTACCGGGCTTTTTTACATTTGGAAAGTGATAGCAAACATATCGGCGCGCGCTTCAATAGAATCAATTGCTTGCAGAGCTCAATTGGAAAATACTTAGGGGACATCGCCAGCGGATGAGGTACACAACCGGAATGGTGCTCTAGGAAAGACAGTCATGCGGTATCTTCGGTCAGGGCCGCGTCGGCTTCACACCCAGGAGATGGGCGCCCCGCGCGCCAAAACGGTCGGGCTGAGGTCGGGGGAAATCGCCGACCGGAATATCCGCGTCATCCTGGAAGCGATCCGGCGGCACGGGCCGCTGACGCGCACCGAGCTTGGGCGGCATAGCGGGCTGACCGGGCCTGGGATCACCAATATTCTGCGCAGGCTGGCCGAAGAGAAGCTTGTGACGTCGAACCGGCGCAACGGGCTCGGCGGTGGTGCCACAGCTACGGAATTCGCGCTGCGGCCGGAGGGTGCGTTTTCGATCGGGGTCAAGCTTCGCCGGACGCGCGGCGAGATCGTGTTGATCGATCTCAGCGGCCAGGTGCATGACCGGGTCTATTTCGACGTGGAGCCGGAAGACGGGGTCGGCGCGGTGCATGCGGCGGTCAGGGACATGGCCGATCGGCACGCGGCATTGCCGATTGTCGGGATCGGGATCGCCGCCAACGATTGGAGCGATGCGCGCAGCGAACAGCTCTCCGCAATGTCGATGATCGCGCGACCCTGCGTCGAAAACGAATGTACGGCGAGCCTGCTTGCCGAGCGCACGATCGGCAGCGCCGTGCCGGAGGGCGGGCTCGCGATGATCATCATAGACGACGATGTGCAGGCGGGCTTTCTCATTCGGGGCATTCCCTATTCCGGCATGCACGGGCGGGCGGGCAGCATCGGCGAAATGCTGACCGGGCCTGATAACGTTGAGCTCAACACCGTTGTCGGTTTCGGCTCGCTGCGATCACGCATCGGCGATGAGGACTTCGCGCGGCTGCTGAAGGGCGAGGAATTCTTTTCGCCGTCGCTGTCGCAATGGATACGCGAGGCGGCGGGGCATCTGCTCGACCCGATCATTGCCATGGCGGGCTTCATCGCCCCGAGCGTCGTGATGATTGGCGGCGACCTGCCGCAGGGCGTGATCGAAGCGCTGATCCATCAGCTTTCCGTCGAGCGGCGCGACACCTCGACCAGGCCGCTGCTGACGCCCTGGATTTCGCCGATGCGGCCGGCAAGCTTCAGCGGCGGCGGCGTGGCGCTGGGGGCCGCCCTCCTGCCCTTCCTCAACACGCTTCTGCTGCCACCGGCTTCGGCGTGAGCGCCGCAAGCGCGGCGCGCTTTAGCCGGCTCACGTCAGCGCCTCGTCGGCGTGGCTGAGATCGGAGGCGATCGCCTGGTCGAGCACCTTCTGGATATTGGCGGCGCGGCGGAAGGACGGTTCCTGGGTCTTGCCCGCCCGCACCGCCTGGACGAAACGCTGGTAATTCGTCTCGACAGGATCGAAGAAAACGTCGCGCCAGGTCGCCGTGTGCACATCTTCGCCAAGGCAGGCGCGCAGCGTCGATTTGCCGGTGTCGTAGATCATCTCGATCGAGCCGGTTTCGCCATAGACCCGGAGGCGCAGCTGATCCATCTGGCCGGCGGCCGTGCGCGTCGCCTGGATCGTGCCGATCGCGCCATTGGTGAAATCGACGTTCATCGTGAAGCTGTCATTGGCGTCGAGATCATATTCGCCGATCTTATGGTCCGGCGCCTTGTCGAAGGTCTTCAGCCGCGCAAAGACATGGACGATGTCGAGGCCTGATCCATAAGAGGCGAAATCGACGATGTGGATGCCGATGTCGCCGAGCGCGCCGTTCGACCCGTGCTTCTTGCTCAGCCGCCACAGCCATTTGCTCTCGCTCTTCCAATCGCCCCAGTGGCGGCCGACCAGCCAGCTTTGCAGATGCGACGCTTCGACGTGGCGCACCGCGCCGATCTCGCCGGCGAGCACCATCTGCCGGCCCTTCTGCAGGGCCGGCGAATTGCGATAGGTGAGGTTGACCATGCCGACCTTGCCGGCCCGCTCGATCGCCTCGGTCATTTCCATGGCTTTGACCGCGTCGGTGGCGAGCGGCTTTTCGCAGAAGACATGCTTGCCGGCAGCAATCGCCTGCAGCGTCGTCGGATGGTGGATGCTGTCAGGGGTGACATTCGCCACCGCATCGAATTCGCCCCACGCGAGCGCCTCTTCGAGCGAGGTGAAATGATGGGCAATGCCATGTTCGGTGCAGAAGGCGGCAAGCCTTTCAGCAATGACGTCGACGCCGCCGACGACGCTGACGCCT
This genomic window contains:
- a CDS encoding S8 family peptidase — encoded protein: MASDPTKPMLRLRPSAPVQRQPGRQANIQRPEPFPRQRQDQEFNPKFTRLAQVLQRDPTGLSLRADPTSLAPERLLVFEVKGDVANFARAVNRVPGLELIEEEELPSDEDKAPFAYLLVPDLVALRQILSLWQTWLSTGALPDGYAPWRDVFACLRDLRVWGPADRVQPLDAEILQEEIEGRTDDELVPLELELIYRAAAGVGAAAETAVIHAIAQAGGSLIHRARIDDIAYHAILAQIPVASIRMVIDRAPESLAGVEPIMHIRPQSVVTGIEANDSVEPSAPAAEPPVSTASILALLDGVPVAGHPLLRRHLNVEDHFGLEPDALVAQRVHGSAMASLIVHGDRNRPEPPLPRQIHCIPVMGNNDRFPPDRLIVDLIYQAVLQMRGGEQPSAPWVIIVNISLGNLRRPFHGQLSPWARLLDRLAYRFGLLFLVSAGNVTGSFPVSAFNTRIAFEDATPGARAEGIINAIAAVVADRRLLSPSETVNGLTIGGRNLDWVSQADRASARVNVNPFTDLDTANPSSALGPGFVNSVKPDILMPAAREHLRVIGSGSSVIVSPAGAARGAGLKVAAPPRPGIEGAEAFTNGTSAATALASRTAHRIHDALEAAYGQEFLQLSGTHRAVLLKALLVHPARWPQEAAALVKRLLGPFGKGQAPRQKDNIRRFFGYGVYDADDAVACAADRATFWCVGDLGRERVVDVVVPIPVAMGAQARPHSISATLAWFTPVLPGRKSYRSVRMKILEPDELDRLAVAGHGGQPDLNQTNRGTVFTRQWSGDRAAVVTEGMTITLKVQRDPDPAAPVDEVVPFGLAVSLEMPGELRLYDQVRTRFQPRPPQRAMP
- a CDS encoding AAA family ATPase; translated protein: MARSDLLISLVRAGAAGDRATLKSTTEALVADERAKNHHSVADRLERALAAVNVTPPALTSNSSQAGSGKDTILELEPRTTLSQLMLPFPVAQGGQQLIEEHTRADVLRAHGYEPRHRVLLSGPPGNGKTSFAEAIAEGLGLPFFVVRYDALIGSYLGETNARLRKLFDYVRTRPSVLFFDEFDSIGKERGDTHETGEIKRVVSFLLMQLDQLPSYVVVIAATNHAELLDRAVWRRFQMRLSLPAPDRQRIEGFLDNIISQWPDLPKATSKTISGKLGPVSFAEALDFCQNVRRRQILGLGELSVDDALRSELDLWATRVGPEILNGERSDQTDVAAAPERSRSKTTRPTSKHPKT
- a CDS encoding DUF1612 and helix-turn-helix domain-containing protein, with translation MARRPYGNRRSATGVVGDHRPRRLERSAGAAARAWLGRLLAAETLRQAGVTTGAHFDAVNLGLKPSPLSVAAIARAIQGRWRSSTASSRPPLGLKEHDRLALARTMMERRLVGRRSSSHLPGLVELVMSRPLVSAGMVAEALEVTPRAALRIVEEPGSREMTGRGRFRAWAVI
- a CDS encoding DUF1612 domain-containing protein — translated: MLVRSAAAIAEAKAPGRNGGWDKESLVYDLDWDGDGRLAEWRAVLTETDGLRPVL
- a CDS encoding type II toxin-antitoxin system Phd/YefM family antitoxin; translation: MPQTSYKISEARKNFAEVLERANQGEEIVIMRGNEVYARIGPADGGKRPFGLLRQRGLPDDLFDDVNTEQAAIDAGDFNDDVGVWQGKPADHEFKA
- a CDS encoding type II toxin-antitoxin system VapC family toxin translates to MKVLLDSHAVYWWTIGSDRLSDKARALIEDKTNNVLVSAVSFYELDNKMRLKKLDLKPQELRAAVTASGLQTLAISDLHAELAASFDWDHRNPWDRILAAQTRLEHCAFVSTDVVFDAILHERVW
- a CDS encoding ROK family transcriptional regulator, encoding MRYLRSGPRRLHTQEMGAPRAKTVGLRSGEIADRNIRVILEAIRRHGPLTRTELGRHSGLTGPGITNILRRLAEEKLVTSNRRNGLGGGATATEFALRPEGAFSIGVKLRRTRGEIVLIDLSGQVHDRVYFDVEPEDGVGAVHAAVRDMADRHAALPIVGIGIAANDWSDARSEQLSAMSMIARPCVENECTASLLAERTIGSAVPEGGLAMIIIDDDVQAGFLIRGIPYSGMHGRAGSIGEMLTGPDNVELNTVVGFGSLRSRIGDEDFARLLKGEEFFSPSLSQWIREAAGHLLDPIIAMAGFIAPSVVMIGGDLPQGVIEALIHQLSVERRDTSTRPLLTPWISPMRPASFSGGGVALGAALLPFLNTLLLPPASA
- a CDS encoding Gfo/Idh/MocA family protein, giving the protein MRLLILGTGGMANQHAARFKAIEGVSVVGGVDVIAERLAAFCTEHGIAHHFTSLEEALAWGEFDAVANVTPDSIHHPTTLQAIAAGKHVFCEKPLATDAVKAMEMTEAIERAGKVGMVNLTYRNSPALQKGRQMVLAGEIGAVRHVEASHLQSWLVGRHWGDWKSESKWLWRLSKKHGSNGALGDIGIHIVDFASYGSGLDIVHVFARLKTFDKAPDHKIGEYDLDANDSFTMNVDFTNGAIGTIQATRTAAGQMDQLRLRVYGETGSIEMIYDTGKSTLRACLGEDVHTATWRDVFFDPVETNYQRFVQAVRAGKTQEPSFRRAANIQKVLDQAIASDLSHADEALT